In the genome of Quercus robur chromosome 3, dhQueRobu3.1, whole genome shotgun sequence, one region contains:
- the LOC126719741 gene encoding uncharacterized protein LOC126719741, with protein MSFEREKLAIEKESRKEKLKIEKERMMIEKKKCEREERLEEERIMMIDTSGLTEHKKLFMNNSKRKSWQNEDLVASMNHYLFRKFLLDDSDEDEIIEELAMEASQPKRRRRSIQRNHLVGHERLFLDYFAHTPIYPPALFRRRFRMKRSLFLCIQSQVEAHDSYFVQKRNSANKLGLSSLQKIIAALRMLTYGVSGDLIDEYVRIGETTALESLKKFVTAVIDVFSEEYLRKPNNEDIARLLAHDKRQGFPGMLGSIDCMHWKWKNCSSVWKGQYCGHIRELTIILETVASYDLWIWHAFFGLPESNNDINVLKRSHVFNELAERCTPTIHYSINDHDYTMGYYLADGIYPKWATFVKTIPVPQGQKYKIFAAAQEAYRKDVERAFGVLQARFAIVRGPARFFHLETLKKIMKACIILHNMIVENEREDERNDNEVIDLDYEQNDGVDNPPLQMLREQSDEFLSYIERHGRIRDREIHFQLQSDLIEHLWQLQGES; from the exons ATGTCTTTTGAGAGGGAAAAACTTGCGATTGAAAAGGAAAGTAGGAAAGAAAAACTTAAGattgagaaggaaagaatgatgattgagaagaaaaaatgtgAGCGGGAAGAAAggttagaggaagaaagaatcATGATGATAGATACAAGTGGCTTAACGGAACACAAAAAGCTTTTTATGAACAACTCCAAGAGGAAATCATGGCAAAACGAAGATCTC GTTGCATCCATGAATCACTATTTGTTTCGCAAGTTCCTTCTTGATGACTCAGATGAAGATGAGATAATCGAAGAACTTGCTATGGAAGCATCACAACCTAAACGTCGTCGTCGTTCTATCCAACGTAATCATTTGGTAGGCCATGAGAGgctttttcttgattattttgcTCATACACCAATATATCCACCCGCTTTATTTCGTAGGAGATTTCGAATGAAacgttctctttttctttgtattcaATCTCAAGTTGAAGCTCATGACTCTTACtttgtccaaaaaagaaatagtgcCAACAAACTTGGTTTATCTTCATTACAAAAGATAATTGCTGCACTTAGAATGCTTACGTATGGAGTATCGGGTGATTTGATAGATGAATATGTGCGGATTGGAGAAACTACTGCAttagaaagtttgaaaaaatttgttactGCGGTAATTGATGTTTTCTCTGAAGAATACTTGAGAAAGCCAAACAATGAAGACATTGCTAGACTGTTAGCTCACGACAAACGTCAAGGTTTTCCAGGTATGTTAGGTTCAATTGATTGCATGCATTGGAAGTGGAAAAATTGTTCATCTGTATGGAAAGGTCAATATTGTGGTCATATTCGTGAGCTTACTATTATTTTGGAGACAGTAGCATCATATGATCTTTGGATATGGCATGCATTTTTTGGGTTACCTGAGtcaaataatgatattaatgtgTTAAAGCGATCTCATGTATTTAATGAACTTGCTGAAAGATGTACTCCTACAATACATTACTCAATTAATGATCATGACTACACTATGGGATATTACCTTGCTGATGGTATATATCCAAAGTGGGCAACATTTGTGAAAACAATCCCAGTTCCACAAGGACAGAAGTATAAAATATTTGCAGCAGCACAAGAGGCGTATAGGAAGGATGTTGAGCGTGCATTTGGAGTGCTTCAAGCACGTTTCGCAATTGTCCGTGGACCTGCACGattttttcatcttgaaacactCAAAAAGATCATGAAAGCGTGCATAATTCTCCATAATATGATTGTTGAAAATGAGCGGGAAGATGAGCGGAATGATAATGAAGTGATAGATTTGGATTATGAACAAAATGATGGAGTGGATAATCCTCCTCTGCAAATGTTACGTGAACAAAGTGATGAATTTTTGTCATACATTGAAAGGCATGGACGCATTAGAGACCGAGAAATTCATTTTCAACTCCAGTCGGACCTTATTGAACATTTATGGCAATTGCAAGGCGAGTCGTAG
- the LOC126719740 gene encoding acylsugar acyltransferase 3-like produces the protein MQPEIISRETIKPSSPTPPHLRTHSFSLFDQRSPYLYVPIVYFYPKCCSDTSSQLKNSLSKTLSFYYPFAGRVRERVSIDCNDEGVVFLEARIKCMLSGILENPKAETINLLFPDDLQWKDSKLRILVAVQISYFDCGGMAIGVCLSHKVGDAATMASFINDWATMTRNPDRKLSPEFNLASMFPQGDLPILPEAVTKEGSSFSKRFVFEASKIAALKAIVGDKVKNPTRVEVVTALIYKCAISASRSSSGSTKPTLLLQTINMRKRVEPPLPENTMGNVASLFAVSTMEGESDIELHGLVGQMKESMANFCNTYAKKFRGEEWLSTIKENLKESRKLFIGGNQVVYTSSSWCHFPLYDADFGWGKPIWVTVARCAINGAILLMDTRSGNGVEVFVTLEEQDMAVFERDAELLEFASSNPSALDLI, from the coding sequence ATGCAGCCTGAAATTATATCAAGGGAAACCATCAAACCCTCTTCTCCAACCCCGCCTCACCTCAGAACTCACAGCTTCTCTTTGTTTGATCAGCGCTCTCCTTATCTTTATGTTCCAATAGTTTATTTCTACCCAAAGTGTTGCTCTGATACATCAAGTCAGCTTAAGAATTCCCTATCTAAAACTCTTTCTTTTTACTACCCATTTGCCGGTagagttagagagagagtttcTATTGACTGTAACGATGAAGGAGTGGTGTTTTTAGAAGCTCGAATCAAATGTATGCTATCTGGAATCCTCGAGAACCCAAAAGCTGAGACAATAAACCTGTTATTTCCAGATGATTTGCAGTGGAAAGATTCAAAGTTGAGAATCTTAGTGGCTGTCCAGATAAGCTACTTTGACTGTGGAGGTATGGCCATTGGTGTGTGCTTGTCACACAAGGTTGGAGACGCAGCCACAATGGCCTCCTTCATCAATGATTGGGCCACTATGACTCGTAACCCAGATAGAAAATTGTCTCCTGAGTTCAACTTGGCTTCTATGTTCCCACAAGGTGATCTACCAATTCTACCAGAAGCTGTTACTAAAGAAGGAAGCAGTTTCTCCAAAAGGTTCGTATTTGAGGCCTCTAAGATAGCTGCCCTTAAGGCCATAGTTGGGGACAAAGTGAAAAATCCCACACGTGTTGAAGTTGTGACTGCACTTATTTATAAATGTGCAATTTCTGCATCTAGATCAAGTTCTGGTTCCACAAAACCAACCCTGTTACTCCAAACAATTAACATGCGTAAAAGGGTGGAACCACCTTTGCCGGAAAATACTATGGGAAACGTGGCTTCCCTTTTTGCAGTATCAACAATGGAGGGGGAGAGTGATATAGAGTTGCATGGTTTGGTGGGTCAAATGAAAGAAAGCATGGCAAATTTTTGCAACACTTATGCGAAAAAGTTTAGGGGGGAAGAATGGTTGTCAACCATAAAAGAGAATTTGAAAGAGTCAAGAAAGTTATTCATTGGTGGTAATCAAGTTGTATATACAAGTAGCAGTTGGTGTCATTTCCCATTATATGATGCGGATTTTGGGTGGGGAAAGCCAATATGGGTGACTGTTGCTAGGTGTGCGATCAATGGTGCTATCCTCTTGATGGATACAAGAAGTGGGAATGGGGTTGAAGTATTTGTCACTTTGGAAGAGCAAGACATGGCTGTATTTGAGCGTGATGCAGAGCTTCTTGAATTTGCTTCTTCTAATCCGAGTGCTTTGGACTTGATTTGA